The proteins below come from a single Crossiella sp. CA-258035 genomic window:
- a CDS encoding ATP-dependent helicase codes for MADLPMFSPATRDWFRGAFAEPTAAQLGAWRAIAAGQHALVVAPTGSGKTLAAFLWALDRLATDPPPEDARRRCRVLYVSPLKALAVDVERNLRGPLAGIRQASHRLDLPEPAIAVGMRTGDTPADERRAFGRKPPDVLVTTPESLFLLLTSAARDSLRGVHTVIVDEVHAMAGGKRGAHLALSLERLDELLAAPAQRIGLSATVRPIEEVSAFLAGGRPVEVVQPKTPKTIEVRVEVPVADMSTLGEPTGEVSGSAAGAEKRTSIWPAVEERVLRLVRAHRSTIVFANSRRLAERLTARLNELATEPDDRVELDEFPAEAIGQSGLTTGAHPVIARAHHGSMSREQRTLVEEELKSGVLPCVVATSSLELGIDMGAVDLVVQVEAPPSVAAGLQRVGRAGHQVGAVSKGVVFPKFRGDLVACAVVAERMAEGAIEAVRYPRNPLDVLAQHIVAMVALEPKTVPEVAALARRAAPFAALPDSALHAVLDMLAGRYPSEDFGELRARITWDRITGELRGRPGAQRLAVTSGGTIPDRGLFTVMTPASAESSGSRVGELDEEMVYESRVGDTFLLGTSAWRVEDITHDRVIVTPAPGQPARMPFWKGDSPGRPLELGRALGKFVRELSTMDEQAARARSTAAGLDEWATDNLLSYLAEQRAATRHVPNDRAIVVERFRDELGDWRLVVHSPFGARVNGPWALAVAARLRERRGLEAQVAHSDDGIVLRLPDAWDSDGGEVLPTAEDVLLDPEEVEQVVVAELGSSALFAARFRECAARSLLLPRRDPKRRVPLWQQRQRSAQLLAVAARYEQFPVVLEAMRECVQDVYDLPGLRALMTEVRGRKVKVVEVETPSPSPFARSLLFGYVGMFLYETDAPLAERRAAALSLDTTLLAELLGAEAIRELLDPEVLAEIEQQLQRLSPDRQVRDLEGAADLLRFLGDLSTEEAAARGIQLAWLTELAATRRAIQVRIAGETRWLAIEDAGRVRDALGAALPVGVPEVFTEPVPDPLGDLLSRYARGRGPFTAADAAARFGLGVAVVTAVLERQTGLGRLVKGELRPLAEAHAPAGGLEYCDADVLRRLRRASLARLRAEVEPVEPAALGRFLPAWHGVSRRMRFAPTVDDVLSVVEQLAGVPLPASALESLILPARLPGYSPALLDQLTASGEVTWTGSGALAGGDGWLVLAPTEVADLLLPDPEDDPPATPLHNAVLSTLDGGALFFRQLADRAGEVLLSQAEPAPDDQAVLAALWDLVWAGLVSNDTLTPLRALVAGRGATHKPRASTPRGRYARLRAARPALPSRGGPPTAAGRWTLVPARATDPTRRAHARAEAFLERHGVLTRGALETERVTGGFSAVYRVLRAMEDSGQVVRGYVVDGLGAAQFAVRGAVDQLRANARGGEPLPGQPIAVVLAAADPAQPYGAALPWPAAVGDTKHRPGRKAGALAVLVDGVPALYVERGGRSLLSFTDEDGALRSAAAALAQAVHDGWLGQLAVQRADGEVALTSHLADVLREAGFRATPKGLRLRA; via the coding sequence ATGGCCGACCTGCCGATGTTCTCCCCCGCCACCCGGGACTGGTTCCGGGGCGCCTTCGCTGAGCCCACCGCGGCCCAGCTGGGCGCCTGGCGGGCCATCGCCGCTGGTCAGCATGCCCTGGTCGTGGCACCCACCGGATCGGGCAAGACCCTTGCCGCCTTCCTGTGGGCGCTGGACCGGCTGGCCACCGACCCACCGCCAGAGGACGCCCGCCGCCGCTGCCGGGTCCTCTACGTCTCGCCGCTGAAAGCCCTGGCCGTGGACGTGGAGCGCAACCTGCGCGGACCGCTCGCGGGCATCCGCCAGGCCAGTCACCGGCTGGACCTGCCCGAACCGGCGATCGCGGTCGGCATGCGCACCGGCGACACCCCGGCCGACGAGCGGCGCGCCTTCGGCCGGAAACCGCCTGACGTGCTGGTCACCACCCCCGAGTCGCTGTTCCTGCTGCTCACCTCAGCGGCCAGGGACTCGCTGCGCGGGGTGCACACGGTGATCGTGGACGAGGTGCACGCGATGGCGGGCGGCAAGCGCGGGGCGCACCTCGCGCTGTCCCTGGAACGCCTGGACGAGCTGCTGGCGGCGCCCGCCCAGCGGATCGGGCTGTCCGCGACGGTGCGGCCGATCGAGGAGGTCAGCGCCTTCCTGGCCGGCGGCCGCCCGGTCGAGGTGGTGCAGCCGAAGACGCCCAAGACGATCGAGGTCAGGGTCGAGGTGCCGGTGGCGGACATGTCCACCCTCGGCGAGCCGACCGGGGAGGTCAGCGGGTCGGCCGCGGGCGCGGAGAAGCGCACCTCGATCTGGCCCGCGGTGGAGGAGCGGGTGCTGCGGCTGGTCCGCGCGCACCGGTCCACCATCGTCTTCGCCAACTCCCGCCGCCTGGCCGAACGCCTCACCGCCCGTCTCAACGAGCTCGCCACCGAACCCGACGACCGGGTCGAGCTCGATGAGTTCCCCGCCGAGGCGATCGGCCAGTCCGGGCTGACCACCGGCGCGCACCCGGTGATCGCGCGGGCGCACCACGGCTCGATGTCGCGGGAGCAGCGCACCCTGGTCGAGGAGGAGCTGAAGTCCGGCGTGCTGCCCTGCGTGGTCGCCACCTCCTCGCTGGAACTGGGCATCGACATGGGCGCGGTCGACCTGGTGGTCCAGGTGGAGGCGCCGCCCTCGGTGGCCGCCGGGCTGCAACGGGTCGGCCGGGCCGGGCACCAGGTCGGCGCGGTGTCCAAGGGCGTGGTGTTCCCCAAGTTCCGCGGCGACCTGGTGGCCTGCGCGGTGGTCGCCGAACGGATGGCCGAGGGCGCCATCGAGGCCGTGCGGTACCCGCGCAACCCACTGGACGTGCTGGCCCAGCACATCGTGGCCATGGTCGCGCTCGAACCCAAGACCGTGCCCGAGGTGGCCGCGCTGGCGCGGCGGGCCGCGCCGTTCGCCGCGCTGCCCGACTCGGCGCTGCACGCCGTGCTCGACATGCTCGCCGGGCGCTATCCCAGCGAGGACTTCGGCGAGCTGCGCGCCCGCATCACCTGGGACCGGATCACCGGCGAGCTCCGCGGTCGCCCAGGCGCGCAGCGGCTCGCGGTCACCTCCGGCGGCACCATTCCCGACCGCGGCCTGTTCACCGTGATGACCCCGGCCAGTGCCGAGAGCTCCGGATCGCGGGTCGGCGAGCTGGACGAGGAGATGGTCTACGAGTCCAGGGTCGGCGACACCTTCCTGCTCGGCACCTCCGCCTGGCGGGTCGAGGACATCACCCACGACCGGGTGATCGTCACTCCGGCGCCCGGCCAGCCCGCGCGGATGCCGTTCTGGAAGGGCGACTCCCCCGGCAGGCCACTCGAACTCGGCAGGGCGCTCGGCAAGTTCGTCCGCGAACTGTCCACAATGGACGAACAGGCGGCCAGGGCGCGGTCCACGGCGGCTGGGCTGGACGAGTGGGCGACCGACAACCTGCTGAGCTACCTCGCCGAACAGCGCGCGGCCACCCGGCACGTGCCCAACGACCGGGCCATCGTGGTGGAGCGGTTCCGGGACGAGCTGGGCGACTGGCGGCTGGTGGTGCACTCCCCGTTCGGGGCCAGGGTCAACGGGCCGTGGGCGCTGGCGGTGGCCGCCCGGCTGCGCGAGCGGCGCGGACTGGAGGCACAGGTCGCGCATTCCGACGACGGGATCGTGCTGCGGTTGCCGGACGCCTGGGACAGCGATGGCGGGGAGGTGCTGCCCACCGCGGAGGACGTGCTGCTCGACCCGGAGGAGGTCGAACAGGTCGTGGTCGCCGAGCTGGGCTCCTCCGCGCTGTTCGCCGCCCGGTTCCGGGAGTGCGCCGCTCGGTCGCTGCTGCTGCCCCGCCGCGACCCGAAACGCCGGGTCCCGCTGTGGCAGCAACGCCAGCGCTCGGCCCAGCTGCTGGCCGTGGCCGCGCGCTACGAGCAGTTCCCGGTGGTGCTGGAGGCCATGCGCGAGTGCGTGCAGGACGTCTACGACCTGCCCGGCCTGCGCGCGCTGATGACCGAGGTGCGCGGGCGCAAGGTCAAGGTGGTCGAGGTCGAGACCCCCTCGCCGTCGCCGTTCGCGCGCAGCCTGCTGTTCGGCTACGTCGGCATGTTCCTCTACGAGACCGACGCGCCGCTGGCCGAACGCCGCGCGGCCGCGCTGTCCCTGGACACCACCCTGCTCGCCGAACTGCTCGGCGCGGAGGCGATCCGCGAACTGCTCGACCCCGAGGTGCTCGCCGAGATCGAGCAGCAGCTGCAACGCCTCAGCCCGGACCGCCAGGTCCGCGACCTGGAGGGTGCGGCCGACCTGCTGCGCTTCCTCGGCGACCTGTCCACCGAGGAGGCCGCCGCCCGCGGTATCCAGCTGGCGTGGCTGACCGAGCTGGCCGCCACCCGCCGGGCCATCCAGGTGCGCATCGCCGGGGAGACGCGGTGGCTGGCCATCGAGGACGCGGGCCGGGTCAGGGACGCGCTGGGCGCGGCCCTGCCGGTGGGTGTGCCCGAGGTGTTCACCGAGCCGGTGCCCGATCCGCTCGGCGACCTGCTGTCCCGTTACGCCCGCGGCCGGGGCCCGTTCACCGCCGCCGACGCCGCGGCCCGGTTCGGACTGGGCGTGGCCGTGGTCACCGCCGTACTGGAACGCCAGACCGGCCTCGGCCGCCTGGTCAAGGGCGAGTTGCGCCCGCTGGCCGAGGCGCACGCGCCCGCCGGCGGCCTGGAGTACTGCGACGCCGACGTGCTCCGCAGGCTCCGGCGGGCCTCGCTGGCCCGGCTGCGCGCCGAGGTCGAACCGGTGGAACCCGCCGCGCTGGGCCGATTCCTGCCCGCCTGGCACGGGGTCTCCCGGCGGATGCGGTTCGCGCCGACCGTGGACGACGTGCTCTCCGTGGTGGAGCAGCTGGCCGGTGTGCCACTACCGGCCAGCGCACTGGAGTCGCTGATCCTGCCCGCCCGGTTGCCCGGCTACTCCCCCGCGCTGCTCGACCAGCTCACCGCCAGCGGCGAGGTCACCTGGACCGGCAGCGGCGCGCTGGCCGGGGGCGACGGCTGGCTCGTGCTGGCTCCCACCGAGGTGGCCGACCTGCTGCTGCCCGATCCTGAGGACGACCCGCCCGCGACCCCGCTGCACAACGCCGTTCTGTCCACTTTGGACGGAGGAGCGCTGTTCTTCCGCCAGCTGGCCGACCGAGCGGGCGAAGTCCTGCTCTCCCAGGCGGAACCGGCCCCCGACGACCAGGCGGTGCTCGCCGCCCTGTGGGACCTGGTGTGGGCAGGTCTGGTCAGCAACGACACCCTGACGCCGCTGCGCGCCCTGGTCGCGGGCCGCGGCGCCACCCACAAACCCCGGGCGAGCACCCCGCGTGGCCGCTACGCGCGCCTGCGCGCAGCCCGTCCGGCCCTGCCCAGTCGCGGCGGCCCGCCCACCGCCGCCGGGCGCTGGACCCTGGTGCCCGCCAGGGCAACCGATCCCACCCGACGCGCGCACGCCCGCGCCGAGGCATTCCTGGAACGCCACGGCGTGCTCACCAGGGGCGCGCTGGAGACCGAACGGGTCACCGGCGGCTTCAGCGCGGTCTACCGGGTGCTGCGCGCGATGGAGGACTCCGGCCAGGTGGTCCGCGGCTACGTGGTCGACGGCCTTGGCGCGGCCCAGTTCGCCGTCCGCGGCGCGGTGGACCAGCTCCGCGCCAACGCCCGCGGCGGCGAGCCCTTACCCGGCCAGCCCATCGCCGTGGTGCTGGCCGCGGCCGACCCGGCCCAGCCCTACGGCGCCGCGCTGCCCTGGCCGGCCGCGGTCGGCGACACCAAACACCGGCCTGGCCGCAAGGCCGGTGCGCTGGCGGTGCTCGTCGACGGGGTGCCCGCGCTGTACGTGGAGCGGGGTGGGCGGTCGCTGCTGTCCTTCACCGACGAGGACGGCGCGTTGCGCAGCGCCGCGGCCGCACTGGCCCAGGCGGTGCACGACGGCTGGCTGGGGCAGCTCGCGGTGCAGCGGGCCGACGGCGAGGTCGCGTTGACCTCGCACCTGGCCGATGTGTTGCGCGAGGCCGGTTTCCGGGCCACACCGAAGGGACTACGACTACGAGCCTGA
- a CDS encoding class I SAM-dependent methyltransferase: MTDIDWTAMADLLEREGETNAPYVTQALAELSHLSPNRVLDIGSGPGVAACQLAATFPEADVIAVDGAPGLLDRAEQRAKRLGVTLHTQVAEFPDGLAELGPADLVWSSQVVHHVGDQQDALNRLTALLNPGGELAITEGGLPIRAFPRDLGFGRPGLAARLDAAIADRFNAMRADLPGSVTVAEDWRTLLANAGLTAVRSKTFLIDHPAPLSTSHRQFIRHSLERQRHMATEVLDAEDLATMDRLLDPADPASVDQRQDLFFLTARTVHYGRKP; the protein is encoded by the coding sequence ATGACCGACATCGACTGGACCGCCATGGCCGACCTGCTGGAACGCGAGGGCGAGACCAACGCCCCGTACGTCACGCAGGCCCTGGCCGAGCTCAGCCACCTCAGCCCGAACCGCGTCCTGGACATCGGCAGCGGCCCCGGCGTGGCCGCCTGTCAGCTCGCCGCGACCTTCCCGGAGGCCGACGTGATCGCGGTCGACGGCGCCCCCGGCCTGCTGGACCGCGCCGAGCAGCGCGCCAAGCGCCTGGGCGTCACCCTGCACACCCAGGTCGCCGAGTTCCCCGACGGCCTGGCCGAGCTGGGCCCAGCCGACCTGGTGTGGTCCAGCCAGGTCGTGCACCACGTGGGCGACCAGCAGGACGCGCTCAACCGCCTCACCGCGCTGCTCAACCCCGGCGGCGAACTGGCCATCACCGAAGGCGGCCTGCCCATCCGCGCGTTCCCGCGCGACCTGGGCTTCGGCCGTCCCGGCCTGGCCGCCCGCCTTGATGCGGCCATCGCCGACCGCTTCAACGCGATGCGCGCCGACCTGCCCGGCTCGGTCACCGTGGCCGAGGACTGGCGGACTCTGCTCGCCAACGCCGGCCTGACCGCGGTTCGCAGCAAGACCTTCCTGATCGATCACCCAGCTCCGTTGTCCACCTCCCATCGCCAGTTCATCCGACACAGCCTGGAACGCCAGCGCCACATGGCCACCGAGGTCCTGGACGCCGAGGACCTCGCCACCATGGACCGCCTGCTCGACCCGGCCGACCCGGCGAGCGTCGACCAGCGCCAGGACCTGTTCTTCCTGACCGCCCGAACGGTCCACTACGGCCGCAAGCCGTAA
- a CDS encoding XRE family transcriptional regulator, with product MDDVLAEVGPRLKRIRQQRRCTLAALSETTGISVSTLSRLESGQRKPSLELLLPIAHAHQVPLDELVGAPPVGDPRVRLKPVRHGDRTVVPLTQQPGGLQAYKMVIGVSQSEPDPRTHEGYEWLYVLAGKLRLVLANHDVVLKVGEAAEFDTRLPHWFGSTGEAPVEILSLFGPQGERMHVRAKPRGD from the coding sequence ATGGACGATGTGCTTGCCGAGGTCGGCCCCCGGCTCAAACGGATCCGCCAGCAGCGCAGGTGCACCCTGGCCGCGCTGTCCGAGACCACCGGCATCTCGGTCAGCACGCTGTCCCGGCTGGAGTCCGGGCAGCGCAAGCCCAGCCTCGAACTGCTGCTGCCGATCGCGCACGCGCACCAGGTGCCACTGGACGAGCTGGTCGGGGCGCCGCCGGTGGGTGATCCGCGGGTGCGGCTCAAGCCGGTCCGGCACGGCGACCGCACGGTGGTGCCGCTGACCCAGCAACCGGGCGGGCTGCAGGCGTACAAGATGGTCATCGGCGTCAGCCAGAGCGAGCCGGACCCGCGCACGCACGAGGGCTACGAGTGGCTGTACGTGCTCGCCGGGAAGCTGCGGCTGGTGCTGGCCAACCACGACGTGGTGCTCAAGGTCGGCGAGGCCGCCGAGTTCGACACCCGGCTGCCGCACTGGTTCGGCAGCACCGGCGAGGCGCCGGTGGAGATCCTCAGCCTGTTCGGCCCGCAGGGCGAGCGCATGCACGTCCGGGCCAAGCCGCGCGGGGACTGA
- a CDS encoding Hsp70 family protein: protein MRVLSVDLGTSNTVAVLSAHGLPPRVIEVDGSATMPSAVYANEDGTLLVGRDAERQARLDPSRFEPNPKRRIDETTLLLGTDVITVTDALAAVLERVAKETARQLNGVLPDEVRLTHPAQWGSVRRNALISAARLAGLGPNLVLVPEPVAAAAHFASFPDRELSPGQALAVYDLGAGTFDVAVVGVTPTGFTVLAEDGLPDLGGLDVDHALLVHVGREVSFRDPGRWQRLLRPESTADRRARRTLLEDVREAKEALSRHQQTEVPMPEEFSDVLVTRTELEALIRPSLLRSVDVLAKTIQRAGMAPEQLAGIYLVGGSSRIPLVAQLIADRLRVVPASLDQPETAVAKGAHDVPQDDNPLRTQDVAAATAQGAHAADGQAQDGYAQAGQSAAGHGQAGHGAAGQGAAGHGQAAYDQSGQGQGAYDQAAHGLHAAHGQAAQGTQTPPGLYSPQDVHATGGYAPGGHAAGAHATGSHATDGHATGSHATGSHATGSHATGSHVAWGGQSPYAAQSGATPAAGLSNQSQYPGQQQPYGSQQQYPGGYPQGYQQAQQGAGKKKNKTLLIGIAAAVVVVVGVVFGIIALSGSSLPSAQDCQAVGTADDKGFTDCTRQLAGAVADSAKCAKGAGSSNLPAEITKLVGAQASCSLTADGQQVQVIYQHASSQQSADLAAALTKQLAGKGEKVEAQWEGNGLKGRYSAAVNNNTGWVVFTVEGRPLFGVVNLSGKPGSANAMADLFEQKIQPGTTS, encoded by the coding sequence GTGCGCGTCCTGTCCGTTGACCTGGGCACGTCCAACACCGTGGCGGTGCTGTCCGCACACGGCCTGCCGCCGCGGGTCATCGAGGTGGACGGTTCCGCGACCATGCCCTCGGCGGTCTACGCCAACGAGGACGGCACCCTGCTGGTCGGCCGGGACGCCGAACGGCAGGCGCGGCTGGACCCGTCCCGGTTCGAGCCGAACCCGAAGCGGCGGATCGACGAGACCACGCTGCTGCTGGGCACCGACGTCATCACCGTCACCGACGCGCTGGCCGCGGTGCTGGAGCGGGTGGCCAAGGAGACCGCGCGGCAGCTCAACGGCGTGCTGCCGGACGAGGTGCGGCTGACCCACCCCGCGCAGTGGGGCTCGGTGCGGCGCAACGCGCTGATCTCCGCGGCCCGGCTGGCCGGGCTCGGGCCGAACCTGGTGCTGGTGCCGGAACCGGTTGCCGCGGCCGCGCACTTCGCCTCCTTCCCGGACCGCGAGCTCAGTCCCGGGCAGGCGCTGGCCGTCTACGACCTGGGCGCGGGCACCTTCGACGTCGCCGTGGTCGGGGTCACGCCCACCGGGTTCACCGTGCTCGCCGAGGACGGCCTGCCCGACCTCGGTGGCCTGGACGTCGACCACGCGCTGCTGGTGCACGTCGGCCGCGAGGTCTCCTTCCGCGACCCCGGTCGCTGGCAGCGGCTGCTGCGCCCGGAGTCCACCGCGGACCGCCGCGCGCGCCGCACCCTGCTGGAGGACGTGCGCGAGGCCAAGGAGGCGCTGTCCCGGCACCAGCAGACCGAGGTGCCGATGCCGGAGGAGTTCTCCGACGTGCTGGTCACCCGGACTGAGCTGGAGGCGCTGATCCGGCCCAGCCTGCTGCGCAGCGTGGACGTGCTGGCCAAGACGATCCAGCGCGCGGGCATGGCTCCGGAGCAGCTGGCCGGGATCTACCTGGTCGGCGGGTCCAGCCGGATTCCGTTGGTGGCGCAGCTGATCGCCGACCGGCTGCGGGTGGTGCCGGCGAGCCTGGACCAGCCTGAGACCGCGGTCGCCAAGGGCGCGCACGACGTGCCGCAGGACGACAACCCGCTGCGCACCCAAGACGTGGCGGCCGCGACGGCCCAGGGCGCGCACGCCGCGGACGGGCAGGCGCAGGACGGGTACGCCCAGGCCGGGCAGAGCGCGGCGGGACACGGCCAGGCAGGGCACGGCGCAGCAGGGCAGGGTGCGGCGGGACACGGCCAAGCGGCGTACGACCAGAGCGGGCAAGGCCAGGGCGCGTACGACCAGGCGGCCCACGGTCTTCACGCAGCGCACGGGCAGGCGGCGCAGGGCACGCAGACCCCGCCGGGCCTGTACTCGCCGCAGGACGTCCACGCGACGGGCGGCTATGCGCCGGGCGGCCATGCGGCAGGCGCCCACGCGACGGGCAGCCACGCGACAGACGGTCACGCGACGGGCAGCCATGCGACAGGGAGCCACGCGACGGGGAGCCACGCGACGGGCAGTCACGTGGCGTGGGGCGGGCAGTCGCCGTATGCCGCGCAGTCTGGTGCCACACCGGCCGCTGGACTGTCGAACCAGTCGCAGTACCCGGGGCAGCAGCAACCTTACGGCTCGCAGCAGCAGTACCCGGGTGGTTATCCACAGGGGTACCAGCAAGCGCAGCAGGGTGCGGGCAAGAAGAAGAACAAGACGTTGCTGATCGGGATCGCCGCGGCGGTGGTGGTCGTGGTGGGCGTGGTGTTCGGGATCATCGCGCTGAGCGGGTCGAGCCTGCCCAGCGCGCAGGACTGCCAGGCGGTCGGCACGGCCGATGACAAGGGGTTCACCGACTGCACGCGTCAGCTCGCGGGCGCGGTGGCCGACAGCGCGAAGTGCGCCAAGGGCGCTGGGTCCAGCAACCTGCCTGCCGAGATCACCAAGCTGGTCGGGGCGCAGGCCAGTTGCAGTCTCACCGCGGACGGGCAGCAGGTGCAGGTGATCTACCAGCACGCCTCCTCCCAGCAGTCGGCCGACCTGGCCGCGGCCTTGACCAAGCAGCTCGCGGGCAAGGGCGAGAAGGTCGAGGCCCAGTGGGAGGGCAATGGTCTCAAGGGGCGGTACTCGGCCGCGGTGAACAACAACACCGGCTGGGTGGTGTTCACCGTGGAGGGGCGGCCGCTGTTCGGTGTGGTCAACCTGAGCGGCAAACCGGGCAGCGCCAACGCGATGGCCGACCTGTTCGAGCAGAAGATCCAGCCCGGCACCACCAGCTGA